TTCCAGCTGGCGTTCTTCCAGTACCACATCCAGCACTGTTTTCCCCGCCGCTGCCACACTGGCCAGCGTATGCAGGGCCGTTCCGCTCAGTCCTGCCCGTTCCCTGATCCGGTTCACATCATCCAGCGCTGCCTGCAGCCCGCCGCTGCCGCCTTTGGCATTGGCCTCCGCACGGTTCAGGATCACTTCCGCCAGGCGGAGGTACACGGGAGAGCTGAGATTCACCAACCCTTCCTGGTAGTTGTATTTGTTGATATAATACATCGGCGTATTGGGGTTCAACCTTGTGTTGTACCGGATGTTGGTGACCGGTACGGGATAAGGATAGCTGAGCGTACCATCGGTGGTGTAAGGCGAAATGAAGCTGTGGCGGAGGTCTTCCGGGTATTTATCCAGCAGGTCGATATACTGTTTGGAAGCATAGATTTCTCCCCAGCCGGTTACGCCCTGTCCGCCTTCGCTGAAGTACATGGAGCCGATGGCGCTGAAGTCCCGGTTCTCTGTTTTCATATGCCGGATGCAGAAGATGGTTTCGCGGTTGCTTTCGGGAACGCCGCGGAAGTAGTTTTGGTAGTCGCCGCCCCGCAGCAGTTCGTAGCGGCCGGAATTGATCACCGTGTCAGCATACTTTATCGCTTTCTCATTGTCATTCATATACAGGTACACGCGGCACAGCAGCGCCTGCGCCACTTCTTTTGAAGCGAAGTTGTTGTTCTTGTCCTCCGTCATCAGGTTGGCGGCCCTTTCCAGGTCGCCGATCACCTGTTCGTACACCGTTTTTACGGTCTGGCGGGCCGGGAGCTCTTCCGCCCCGGTTTCCGGCATTACCGGCACGGCTTCGCTGGCGCCATTGTCCTGCGCGTAAGGCCTGCCGAATACACGGGCGAGGTTGAAATACATCATGGCGCGGAGGTACAGGTTTTCGCCTTTCAGCTGCCGGAGGGTAGCGGAGGCATCATCCGGAACGAAAGCGATCACCTTGTTGGCGGCATTGATCACGAAGTAGGACTGTTGCCATACATTGGTAACGTGGCTCATGTCTACCAGGTGTGTGTAGCGGTAGGCGTTGGAAAGATTGTCTGACGATGCCTGCCCCTGTGCAATATTGTCGCCCTGGTATTCCGTGAGGAAGTGTATGCTTCTCACATAGGCAGGGTTTTTCAGTACGGCATAGGCGCCAATGGTAGCGGACGAGACGTCTTCCGGCGTGCGCAGCGCCTCGTCTTCCGATTTGGCGGTAGACGGCTCGAAGTATTTTTTGCAGGCCGGTGCGCCAAGCGCTACCATGCCGGAGATGAATATGGCGAGAATGTGTTTGCTGTTCATGATCTTCATTTTTAAAACCCAATGTTTACACCGAACAGGATCTTCCTGCTGATCGG
This genomic stretch from Chitinophaga sp. XS-30 harbors:
- a CDS encoding RagB/SusD family nutrient uptake outer membrane protein, whose translation is MNSKHILAIFISGMVALGAPACKKYFEPSTAKSEDEALRTPEDVSSATIGAYAVLKNPAYVRSIHFLTEYQGDNIAQGQASSDNLSNAYRYTHLVDMSHVTNVWQQSYFVINAANKVIAFVPDDASATLRQLKGENLYLRAMMYFNLARVFGRPYAQDNGASEAVPVMPETGAEELPARQTVKTVYEQVIGDLERAANLMTEDKNNNFASKEVAQALLCRVYLYMNDNEKAIKYADTVINSGRYELLRGGDYQNYFRGVPESNRETIFCIRHMKTENRDFSAIGSMYFSEGGQGVTGWGEIYASKQYIDLLDKYPEDLRHSFISPYTTDGTLSYPYPVPVTNIRYNTRLNPNTPMYYINKYNYQEGLVNLSSPVYLRLAEVILNRAEANAKGGSGGLQAALDDVNRIRERAGLSGTALHTLASVAAAGKTVLDVVLEERQLELAFEGHRAYDLFRNNRPLERNYPGTHALNNTPNTDITQTILPTDDRVIFFIPNRERLVNKNLTQNP